A portion of the Methanofastidiosum sp. genome contains these proteins:
- a CDS encoding exosome complex exonuclease Rrp41, whose protein sequence is MEKDIKFFTNGKRIDGRAIDELRNIKIEVGVFKRADGSSYIEWGGNKIYCAVYGPREAYPRFLQKSDRAILKCRYNMASFAVEERKRPGPSRRVVEIGKVTQGALEPALLLENFPKCMVEVNIEVIQADAGTRCAGITAASVALANAGIPMKELVPACAAGKVDDKIVLDLCKEEDNYGQADLPLALLPRRDEFSLLQMDGDLTEEQLEEALDLGRKGCLQVYEIQKEALKKKYITEDVPNE, encoded by the coding sequence ATGGAGAAAGACATAAAGTTCTTTACTAATGGCAAGAGAATTGATGGAAGGGCCATTGATGAATTAAGGAACATAAAGATAGAAGTTGGAGTTTTTAAAAGAGCAGATGGCTCATCTTACATTGAATGGGGCGGAAACAAGATTTATTGTGCAGTTTATGGCCCAAGGGAAGCATACCCAAGATTTCTTCAAAAATCAGATAGGGCTATATTAAAGTGCAGATACAATATGGCATCATTCGCAGTTGAAGAGAGAAAAAGACCTGGCCCAAGCAGAAGGGTGGTAGAAATTGGTAAAGTAACACAAGGCGCATTAGAGCCTGCATTACTATTAGAAAATTTCCCAAAATGCATGGTCGAGGTAAACATTGAAGTTATCCAAGCAGATGCTGGAACAAGATGTGCAGGAATAACTGCCGCATCTGTAGCACTTGCTAACGCAGGAATACCCATGAAAGAATTAGTTCCTGCATGCGCCGCTGGAAAAGTTGATGATAAGATTGTATTGGACCTCTGTAAGGAAGAGGATAACTACGGTCAAGCAGATTTACCATTAGCACTTCTTCCAAGAAGAGATGAGTTTAGTTTATTGCAGATGGATGGAGACTTAACAGAAGAACAGCTTGAGGAAGCATTGGACCTCGGTAGAAAAGGATGCCTTCAAGTATATGAGATCCAAAAGGAAGCGCTAAAGAAAAAGTACATCACGGAGGATGTGCCAAATGAGTAG
- a CDS encoding exosome complex protein Rrp42, producing the protein MSSVLSDIKKDYMISLLKNGKRDDGRGLNDMRDLKIELGIANKAEGSCFVQIGNTKVIAGVKCETGAPFPDTPNQGVFTTNAELIPMASPDFEAGPPREDSIELARIVDRGIRESGAIDFEKLVIKEGELVRVLFVDIHIMDYNGNLFDASGIAAIGALYNTKMPVLDEEGKKTEELMPLPMRKIPIPCTYAKIADSILYDPSMEEESVMDSRITATTEDNGRISAMQKGDVGSFKKEEILDIVRRSKVRGDEVRSLLKEKFSEMR; encoded by the coding sequence ATGAGTAGTGTTCTTTCAGATATTAAGAAAGATTATATGATTAGCCTCTTAAAGAACGGTAAACGTGACGATGGCAGAGGCCTTAATGACATGAGAGATCTTAAGATCGAACTTGGAATTGCAAACAAAGCCGAAGGGTCATGTTTTGTTCAAATTGGGAACACAAAGGTAATCGCTGGCGTTAAATGTGAAACCGGTGCACCATTCCCTGACACACCCAACCAAGGAGTATTTACAACTAATGCAGAATTAATTCCAATGGCTTCACCTGACTTTGAAGCAGGGCCACCAAGGGAAGACTCAATAGAACTTGCAAGAATTGTCGACAGAGGAATTAGAGAATCAGGTGCTATTGATTTTGAAAAATTAGTTATTAAGGAAGGGGAACTTGTTAGGGTTTTGTTTGTGGATATACACATAATGGATTACAATGGAAATCTATTCGATGCATCTGGAATTGCTGCAATAGGTGCTCTTTACAACACCAAAATGCCAGTTTTAGATGAAGAAGGTAAGAAAACAGAGGAGTTAATGCCTCTACCTATGAGAAAAATACCTATACCCTGTACTTATGCAAAAATAGCAGATTCAATCTTATACGACCCTTCAATGGAAGAAGAAAGTGTAATGGATTCAAGAATAACCGCTACAACTGAAGACAATGGAAGGATCTCAGCTATGCAGAAAGGAGATGTAGGAAGCTTTAAAAAAGAGGAGATTTTAGACATCGTCAGACGTTCAAAGGTCAGGGGCGACGAAGTAAGGTCCCTTTTAAAAGAAAAATTCTCTGAAATGAGGTGA
- a CDS encoding 50S ribosomal protein L37ae: MAVSNKSTSAGRFGPRYGRRIRVKISNIEAQMRQKHKCPQCGRKSVKRINTAIWQCTKCETTFAGGTYLPDTPMGRVSQKVSGKVGSE, encoded by the coding sequence ATGGCAGTTTCAAATAAATCAACAAGTGCAGGAAGATTCGGGCCAAGATACGGTAGAAGGATTAGAGTCAAGATCTCTAACATTGAAGCACAGATGAGACAAAAACATAAGTGCCCACAGTGTGGAAGAAAATCTGTAAAAAGGATTAACACTGCAATCTGGCAATGCACTAAGTGTGAGACCACATTTGCAGGAGGCACATATCTTCCAGATACTCCAATGGGAAGAGTTTCACAGAAAGTGTCCGGTAAAGTAGGAAGTGAATAG
- a CDS encoding DNA-directed RNA polymerase subunit P — MYKCIECKRILTPTELDDIRGIKCPYCGNRIFIKMRPEMAKTVQAR, encoded by the coding sequence TTGTATAAATGCATTGAATGTAAAAGAATACTCACCCCTACAGAACTTGATGATATAAGGGGAATTAAATGTCCCTACTGTGGTAACAGAATATTCATCAAGATGAGGCCAGAAATGGCAAAGACAGTGCAAGCACGTTAA
- a CDS encoding DnaJ domain-containing protein → MSYNPKIDYYETIGGITPSSNIKEIKKAYRKKALEYHPDKNPGKEDWAKSKFLELKEIYETLIDKDKKTKYDKERDKYLSTKKTVNYEGRPGWTYTTDQNSNSVNFDSIPRTFVKSRPYVAYDYAKNSKQTLIRIIVYSSMFIMVLVTIYMLSILRQ, encoded by the coding sequence ATGTCGTACAATCCAAAAATAGACTATTATGAAACGATTGGAGGCATAACACCTTCTTCCAATATTAAGGAGATTAAGAAGGCCTATAGAAAAAAAGCCCTAGAGTACCATCCGGATAAAAATCCAGGAAAAGAGGATTGGGCAAAAAGTAAATTTTTAGAGCTGAAAGAGATTTATGAAACCTTAATCGATAAAGATAAAAAAACAAAATACGATAAAGAAAGAGATAAATATCTCTCTACCAAAAAGACAGTCAACTATGAAGGCAGACCTGGGTGGACATATACAACAGACCAAAATAGTAATTCTGTAAACTTTGATTCAATCCCAAGAACTTTTGTTAAGAGTAGACCTTACGTTGCCTATGATTATGCAAAAAACTCAAAACAGACACTTATCAGGATAATAGTCTATTCTTCAATGTTTATTATGGTTTTAGTCACGATATATATGCTTAGCATCCTCAGGCAATAA
- a CDS encoding DUF2666 family protein, whose amino-acid sequence MALPEKVEFIGNYKGWKCYKGFDTLEGKDKLDIARLLLSIRESFNEKIYEYLGQGFDLNFIQAIVDSIIKDEKKISGALYKAKSPTTTKKLSEIAEIKEAKDIAKGLLTEMILEKLGIERLTPEVLDNYLGQKPIEDKGSETVINKNMVHFLGNYAGWKCVKRMEVEDLTEDLDIAMILLSIRESFNNKIYDYMSDKFDMDSLDELVEDIIPKKGRFKEEDIASALSKLNESEFISGLERISQDKKAIDILKRIATEKTLAGLKLSLLNAKMVEKYIEKKALIA is encoded by the coding sequence ATGGCATTGCCTGAAAAGGTTGAGTTTATCGGTAACTACAAGGGGTGGAAATGCTACAAAGGTTTTGACACCCTTGAGGGAAAAGACAAGCTTGATATTGCACGATTATTACTCTCTATACGAGAATCATTTAATGAAAAGATATATGAATACTTAGGCCAGGGATTTGATCTAAATTTTATTCAGGCCATAGTTGACTCAATTATAAAGGATGAAAAAAAAATTTCGGGTGCACTTTACAAAGCAAAATCTCCAACGACCACTAAAAAATTATCAGAGATAGCAGAAATAAAAGAAGCAAAGGATATTGCAAAGGGACTACTCACAGAGATGATACTAGAAAAACTTGGAATTGAAAGACTAACCCCAGAAGTACTTGACAATTATCTCGGACAGAAACCTATTGAAGATAAGGGCAGTGAAACTGTTATTAATAAAAATATGGTCCATTTCCTCGGAAACTATGCCGGGTGGAAGTGTGTTAAAAGAATGGAAGTTGAAGATCTAACTGAAGATCTAGATATTGCTATGATTCTCCTATCGATTAGGGAATCTTTCAATAACAAAATCTATGATTACATGTCTGATAAGTTTGATATGGACTCTCTTGATGAGCTAGTTGAAGACATCATACCAAAGAAAGGCAGATTTAAAGAAGAAGATATTGCTTCGGCCCTTTCAAAACTAAATGAGTCTGAGTTTATTTCAGGACTTGAAAGAATATCCCAGGATAAGAAAGCTATTGATATCCTAAAGAGGATAGCTACTGAAAAGACACTTGCAGGATTAAAACTTTCTTTATTAAACGCTAAGATGGTTGAAAAATATATTGAGAAGAAGGCACTTATTGCCTGA
- a CDS encoding 2-dehydropantoate 2-reductase, translating into MRVAFIGAGAIGSLFGGLLKRGDVDILLIGRQAHMDAIKKNGLSILGVEEFNVRIEASSNPLDAKDSDLIIITTKAYDTKTALKDILPILNEDVKVMSLQNGAGNIEEISNYVESKNILGAVTSMGAFLEAPARLQFRGKGTTFIGSLSDENKNAMGVVNLFNKAGIKTEYTKNIKSEIWSKVIINSAINPLASILDGENGILLDQNLVEIVKEITREGKTILEKDGIKIPDDIFEKTIDVIKNTSKNINSTLSDLRKGNRTEIDYISGKIIETGERVNIPSPYNKALLNMVKFKENKLIQKSS; encoded by the coding sequence GTGAGAGTAGCTTTTATCGGAGCAGGTGCTATTGGTAGCCTATTTGGAGGACTTCTAAAAAGAGGAGATGTAGATATATTGCTCATTGGGAGGCAGGCCCATATGGACGCCATAAAGAAAAATGGCCTTTCTATTCTTGGAGTTGAAGAATTCAATGTTAGAATCGAAGCATCTTCAAATCCTCTTGATGCAAAGGATTCAGATCTGATTATTATCACAACTAAGGCATACGACACAAAAACAGCCTTGAAAGATATACTCCCAATTCTAAATGAAGATGTAAAGGTCATGTCACTTCAAAATGGCGCAGGAAATATTGAAGAGATTTCAAATTATGTTGAGAGTAAAAATATCCTGGGTGCCGTTACAAGCATGGGTGCTTTTCTTGAGGCACCTGCTAGACTTCAGTTTAGGGGAAAAGGAACCACCTTCATTGGATCACTTTCAGACGAAAACAAAAATGCAATGGGCGTTGTAAATCTATTCAATAAAGCTGGGATTAAAACAGAATATACAAAAAACATAAAGAGTGAGATATGGTCAAAAGTGATTATTAATTCGGCTATAAATCCATTAGCCTCAATACTTGATGGTGAGAATGGAATTCTACTTGACCAGAACCTAGTAGAGATAGTTAAAGAAATCACAAGAGAAGGAAAGACTATTTTAGAAAAGGATGGGATTAAAATACCTGATGATATTTTTGAAAAGACCATTGACGTAATCAAAAACACGTCTAAGAACATAAATTCTACTTTATCTGATTTAAGAAAGGGCAACAGAACTGAGATTGATTATATATCCGGTAAGATTATTGAAACTGGAGAAAGAGTCAACATACCTTCACCGTACAATAAAGCACTTCTAAACATGGTAAAATTTAAAGAAAACAAATTAATACAAAAATCCTCATAA
- a CDS encoding replication protein RepA translates to MKLNYSIEKEIREIKGDETLVSFLGVVVSIDPSTYMLILDDGTGAISVSSDNLYDMEQVLRVIGSPYKEGGQIIVDSEVIQDFTDFNLELFKKVQEIEKEVYQ, encoded by the coding sequence ATGAAGTTAAATTACTCCATTGAAAAAGAAATACGTGAAATCAAGGGTGATGAAACATTAGTTTCTTTCTTAGGGGTAGTTGTTTCTATAGATCCCTCTACTTACATGCTTATACTTGATGATGGAACAGGCGCCATTAGTGTTTCATCTGATAATCTTTACGATATGGAACAAGTTCTAAGGGTCATAGGTAGCCCTTACAAAGAAGGCGGGCAGATAATTGTGGATTCAGAGGTAATCCAAGATTTTACTGATTTTAATCTTGAACTCTTCAAAAAAGTTCAAGAGATTGAGAAGGAGGTATACCAATGA
- a CDS encoding LOG family protein translates to MFIRRYQIGVIGSARGDIGSDIRAAARELGRVIAKTNLVLFSGACPGLPLEATLGAKEAGGTTVGVSPAINLKEHVEDYQYPTDVFDSLIFTGSGYKGRNVTLVRSCDAVISVQGMIGTLNELTIAYDEQKIVGLLLGTGGASDLFSDVLKKLGKSDENIMASDDPNFLVERIIKALDVL, encoded by the coding sequence ATTTTTATTAGAAGGTATCAGATTGGAGTCATTGGTTCTGCGAGGGGCGACATAGGAAGCGATATCAGGGCAGCTGCAAGGGAACTTGGAAGAGTAATAGCAAAGACTAATCTTGTACTTTTTTCTGGTGCATGTCCTGGACTTCCTTTAGAAGCGACACTGGGCGCTAAAGAAGCGGGTGGAACAACAGTTGGAGTATCACCTGCTATTAACCTAAAAGAACATGTTGAAGATTATCAGTATCCTACTGATGTCTTTGATTCCCTTATATTCACTGGTTCTGGGTACAAAGGCAGGAATGTTACGCTTGTCAGAAGCTGTGATGCTGTTATTTCTGTTCAGGGAATGATTGGAACTCTAAATGAGCTTACAATAGCCTACGATGAACAGAAGATAGTTGGATTGTTACTTGGAACTGGCGGTGCTTCTGATCTATTCTCTGATGTATTAAAGAAGCTCGGTAAGTCAGATGAAAATATTATGGCTTCTGATGATCCCAACTTTTTAGTTGAAAGAATAATAAAAGCTTTAGATGTTCTTTAG
- a CDS encoding PHP domain-containing protein: protein MKVDLHVHTTASDGLLSPTEMIAKTKENGINTLAIADHDTIDGIPEGMKAANEKGVMLIPALEISAKHEKQVHMLGYFVDYTDLKFQSFVNKLKNSREDRNEKMLKKLGNMGFEITMEELKASAEGNIGRPHIADLMVKKGYVSTFAEAFEKYIGNDKPCYVSKERPDIRKAIELIRKYKGVPVLAHPKYTFLEGEELENFVAYLSDVGLGGLEVYYSKHSKEEEAEYQKLAEKYSLIPTAGSDYHRNGDVFGMELKKEYLDKLLALKNI, encoded by the coding sequence ATGAAAGTAGATTTACACGTTCATACTACAGCGTCTGATGGACTTCTTTCTCCAACAGAGATGATAGCAAAAACCAAAGAAAATGGAATAAATACACTAGCTATTGCAGATCATGACACGATTGATGGCATACCTGAAGGTATGAAGGCTGCAAATGAAAAAGGAGTAATGCTAATACCTGCTCTTGAAATAAGTGCAAAACATGAAAAACAGGTCCATATGCTGGGCTATTTTGTAGACTATACAGATTTGAAATTCCAGAGCTTTGTAAACAAACTAAAGAATTCCAGAGAGGATAGGAACGAGAAGATGCTAAAAAAACTCGGGAATATGGGCTTTGAGATTACTATGGAAGAGCTAAAAGCAAGTGCAGAGGGAAACATTGGGCGACCCCACATAGCAGACCTAATGGTGAAAAAAGGATATGTATCTACTTTTGCAGAAGCCTTTGAAAAATACATAGGTAACGATAAACCCTGTTATGTTTCAAAGGAAAGACCAGATATAAGGAAGGCCATTGAATTAATAAGGAAATACAAAGGTGTTCCAGTATTGGCCCACCCGAAATATACTTTTCTAGAAGGAGAAGAACTTGAAAACTTCGTAGCTTATCTATCCGACGTCGGTCTTGGAGGGCTTGAAGTCTACTACTCCAAGCACAGTAAAGAAGAAGAAGCAGAATACCAAAAACTTGCAGAAAAGTACTCTCTCATCCCGACAGCAGGCTCTGACTACCACAGAAACGGCGATGTTTTTGGCATGGAGCTAAAAAAAGAATATCTCGATAAATTATTGGCACTAAAGAACATCTAA
- a CDS encoding plasma-membrane proton-efflux P-type ATPase produces MENITTEESKKISISNLFIKLNTTDKGLSSNESKKRIEEFGFNEILEKKVNPLIKFLGYFWGPIPWMIEAAIVISAVIQRWDDFFIILTLLSMNAVVGFWQEHKADNAIELLKKKLSPNAKVKRDLKWIEIPSRELVPGDIVRVRLGDIVPADLKLLEGDYLQIDESALTGESLPVEKHVSDVAYNGSIVKQGEMDALVVTTGMNTYFGKTTKLVEEAQTRSHFQKAVTKIGDYLIMLAIGLVTLIFLVALFRHESMLEALQFALVLTVAAIPAALPAVLSVTMAVGAMSLSKKEAIVSKLAAIEEMAGMDVLCSDKTGTITKNELSIGDIKAFSPYSDKDTLLFASLASREEDKDPIDSAIIEKAKSYGLDKDLQKYKIINFKPFDPVSKRTEATLEINHSKIKVSKGAPQVILSLIKNSKLDKKINELIDYFASEGFRALGVAKKGGDSWELVGLFGLYDPPREDSAMTIKTAQDMGVNVKMVTGDHTAIAKQIAKLVNLGQQIANASSFLDVHGSEARTIVENAEGFAEVFPEHKYKIVELLQEKDHIVGMTGDGVNDAPALKKADVGIAVAGATDAAKSAADIVLTQPGLSVIIDAIKESRRIFQRMTNYSIYRITETIRVLLFITASIIVFKFYPVTALMIVLLAILNDLPIITIAYDNVKYSNEPEKWNMRTVLGIATMLGIIGVFSSFGLLYIGKEYLHLSNEILQSFIYLKLSVAGHLTVFIARTKGYFWSIKPAKPLFFAIIGTQTIATLIVVYGFLLPAMGWKLAGLVWGYALISFFVTDMLKTQVYKILDHKNILFKR; encoded by the coding sequence ATGGAGAATATTACGACTGAAGAATCAAAAAAGATAAGTATATCTAATTTGTTTATTAAACTAAATACTACAGATAAAGGTCTTAGTAGTAATGAATCGAAAAAAAGGATCGAAGAATTTGGATTCAATGAAATATTAGAGAAAAAAGTCAATCCACTAATCAAATTTCTAGGTTATTTCTGGGGCCCCATACCCTGGATGATAGAGGCGGCTATTGTTATATCCGCCGTAATACAAAGATGGGACGATTTTTTTATTATATTAACCCTTCTTTCTATGAACGCAGTAGTTGGTTTCTGGCAGGAGCACAAGGCAGACAATGCGATTGAGCTATTAAAAAAGAAATTATCTCCAAATGCAAAAGTAAAAAGAGACTTAAAATGGATTGAAATACCTTCAAGAGAATTAGTTCCTGGAGATATTGTAAGGGTAAGACTAGGAGATATTGTTCCTGCGGATTTAAAACTACTTGAAGGAGATTATTTACAGATTGACGAATCTGCCTTAACGGGTGAGTCGCTTCCTGTAGAAAAACATGTTTCAGATGTTGCATATAATGGCTCTATTGTCAAACAAGGGGAAATGGACGCTTTAGTTGTTACTACTGGGATGAACACCTATTTTGGTAAAACTACAAAACTTGTTGAAGAGGCACAAACAAGAAGCCATTTTCAAAAGGCAGTTACAAAAATTGGAGATTATTTAATAATGCTTGCAATAGGATTAGTTACACTAATCTTTTTGGTAGCCCTTTTTAGACACGAGAGCATGTTAGAGGCATTACAATTTGCTTTAGTTCTTACAGTAGCAGCTATACCGGCAGCGTTACCTGCTGTTTTATCAGTTACAATGGCTGTAGGGGCCATGTCTTTATCTAAAAAAGAAGCAATTGTCAGCAAACTTGCAGCAATAGAAGAAATGGCTGGCATGGATGTGTTGTGTTCTGATAAAACAGGAACAATAACAAAAAATGAACTTTCTATTGGAGATATTAAAGCTTTTTCTCCATATAGTGATAAAGATACTTTACTATTTGCAAGTTTGGCCTCTAGAGAAGAGGATAAAGATCCAATTGATAGTGCTATAATAGAAAAAGCAAAATCATATGGCCTAGATAAAGATTTACAAAAATATAAAATTATAAATTTTAAGCCATTTGACCCAGTTTCAAAGAGAACTGAGGCCACTCTTGAAATTAATCACTCAAAGATAAAAGTTTCAAAGGGTGCACCTCAAGTAATTCTGTCCCTAATTAAGAACTCAAAACTAGATAAAAAAATAAATGAATTAATTGATTACTTTGCTTCCGAAGGTTTTAGAGCACTAGGAGTTGCAAAAAAGGGTGGCGATAGCTGGGAATTAGTAGGATTATTTGGATTATATGATCCCCCCAGGGAAGATTCAGCGATGACGATAAAAACTGCTCAAGATATGGGCGTAAATGTAAAAATGGTTACGGGTGACCACACTGCTATAGCCAAACAAATTGCTAAACTAGTAAACTTGGGACAGCAAATAGCAAATGCATCTAGTTTCTTAGACGTGCATGGCAGTGAAGCAAGAACTATTGTAGAAAATGCAGAAGGTTTTGCTGAGGTTTTTCCTGAACACAAATATAAAATAGTAGAATTATTGCAGGAAAAAGACCACATTGTAGGAATGACAGGAGATGGTGTAAACGATGCGCCTGCTTTGAAAAAGGCAGATGTGGGAATTGCAGTTGCAGGTGCTACAGACGCTGCAAAATCCGCCGCAGATATTGTTCTAACACAACCAGGCCTTTCCGTGATTATAGACGCAATAAAAGAAAGTCGTAGAATATTTCAGCGAATGACAAATTACTCGATTTATAGAATTACAGAAACTATTAGAGTATTACTTTTTATAACTGCTTCAATAATAGTATTTAAATTTTATCCAGTGACGGCATTGATGATAGTCTTATTGGCCATTCTAAACGATTTACCTATAATTACGATAGCTTATGACAATGTAAAATACTCTAATGAACCAGAAAAATGGAATATGCGAACAGTGTTAGGGATAGCAACTATGCTTGGAATAATTGGAGTATTCTCATCATTTGGATTATTATATATTGGCAAAGAATATTTGCATTTAAGCAATGAAATTCTTCAGTCCTTTATTTATCTTAAACTATCTGTAGCAGGACACCTAACGGTATTTATAGCAAGGACAAAAGGATATTTTTGGAGTATAAAACCTGCAAAGCCTTTATTCTTTGCCATAATAGGAACACAAACAATTGCAACATTAATAGTAGTCTATGGATTCCTATTGCCAGCTATGGGCTGGAAATTAGCGGGATTAGTTTGGGGTTATGCATTAATAAGTTTCTTTGTAACAGACATGCTAAAAACTCAAGTGTATAAAATATTGGATCATAAGAATATCTTATTTAAGAGATAA
- a CDS encoding APC family permease yields the protein MNNKRPMGFFSVVAIGIGGMVGGGIFAVLGLAVELSRGGTSLAFSIAGIVALITSYSYAKLSVTYPSQGGTVEFLNQGFGPGLLTGGLNILLWISYIVMLSLYAYAFGSYGANFFPIELQPYYKHILMSGVIIVFTLINGMGANFVGKTEEYIVGLKIAILSFFIIVGFWSINPQRLQTSTWSSIPQLIAGGMIIFLAYEGFELIANTACDVKNPKKSLPRAYYTSVIFVIILYVLISIVTVGNLSITDIINAKDYALAESAKPFLGNLGFVMIAIAALLSTSSAINATLYGTARVSYIIAKDGELPSTLEKKVWNRPLEGLIITAVVALIIVNLFNLSSISVMGSTGFLIIFTAVNASNSILHKSTKSKKLISILGTIVCIFALLALIWERAATSWKDIIIVLVMIISAFSIEVIYRRITGRIIKPFFK from the coding sequence ATGAATAATAAAAGGCCCATGGGATTTTTTTCTGTTGTTGCTATTGGGATAGGTGGAATGGTCGGAGGAGGGATTTTTGCAGTTCTTGGACTAGCGGTAGAATTAAGTCGTGGTGGAACTTCCCTAGCTTTCTCAATTGCAGGAATAGTAGCTCTAATTACTTCCTATTCCTATGCAAAATTATCAGTAACCTACCCAAGCCAAGGTGGGACAGTAGAATTTCTGAATCAAGGATTTGGACCAGGTTTATTAACAGGTGGATTAAATATACTTCTTTGGATAAGTTACATAGTAATGCTTTCATTGTATGCCTATGCTTTCGGCAGTTATGGTGCAAATTTTTTCCCTATTGAACTGCAACCTTATTATAAACACATTTTAATGAGTGGCGTAATAATAGTATTTACATTAATTAACGGAATGGGTGCAAATTTTGTTGGAAAAACTGAAGAATATATAGTTGGTCTAAAAATTGCGATATTGTCCTTTTTCATAATCGTTGGTTTTTGGAGTATTAATCCTCAAAGATTACAAACATCTACTTGGAGTAGTATTCCACAACTAATTGCGGGAGGAATGATTATTTTTCTTGCATACGAAGGTTTTGAGCTTATAGCAAATACAGCTTGCGATGTCAAAAATCCTAAGAAGTCCCTACCTCGTGCATATTATACCTCAGTCATTTTTGTTATAATATTGTATGTATTAATTTCAATAGTAACAGTGGGTAATTTATCTATAACTGACATAATAAACGCGAAAGATTATGCGTTAGCAGAAAGTGCTAAACCTTTTCTAGGAAATCTTGGATTCGTTATGATAGCTATTGCTGCACTTCTTTCTACGAGTTCAGCAATAAATGCCACCTTATATGGTACAGCTAGAGTGAGTTATATTATTGCTAAGGATGGGGAGTTGCCATCAACTTTAGAAAAAAAAGTTTGGAATCGCCCCCTTGAAGGATTGATTATTACAGCAGTTGTGGCGCTTATAATCGTAAATTTATTCAATCTATCAAGTATTTCAGTAATGGGCAGCACAGGTTTTTTAATAATCTTCACCGCAGTTAATGCTTCTAATTCAATCCTTCATAAAAGTACTAAAAGTAAAAAATTAATTTCAATTCTTGGCACTATTGTATGTATTTTTGCATTACTAGCACTAATATGGGAAAGAGCTGCCACTTCATGGAAAGACATAATCATAGTACTAGTAATGATTATTTCTGCATTCTCTATAGAAGTGATATACAGAAGAATAACAGGTAGGATAATAAAGCCATTTTTTAAATAA
- a CDS encoding UbiA family prenyltransferase, translated as MQVGNKLKGISQLIRLDLSFAAAICVVAGEILALSGIPSLGQIIAGFSCGFFISASALVLNDYFDLESDRINAPNRPLPSGMVSKSEIIYLTVFTTLLGLYSAFVLGMSVLIIGIIFWIIGVLYNWKLKRTGLLGNIMVASSVAITFIIGGIAVGNPWNVTVWSFGLMAFLVDLGEEISADAMDLEGDKLQNSKSIAIVWGRKVALKVSSLLFGLVILVSFFPLIFGNLGNIYLLAMAIIDANIIYFVYKLLKSKTDAEGRKYIIGIYRGIMVGIVVLLLGLVIF; from the coding sequence ATGCAAGTAGGAAATAAACTTAAAGGTATTTCTCAATTAATTAGGCTGGATCTTTCCTTTGCGGCAGCTATATGTGTAGTTGCTGGGGAGATACTGGCCCTTTCGGGGATTCCTAGTTTAGGGCAGATAATAGCAGGGTTTAGTTGTGGATTCTTTATCTCTGCTTCTGCACTAGTATTAAATGATTATTTTGATCTTGAAAGTGATAGGATAAATGCCCCAAATAGGCCACTTCCTTCGGGAATGGTTTCAAAATCAGAGATAATTTATTTGACAGTATTTACAACATTGCTTGGCCTCTATTCTGCTTTTGTTCTAGGGATGTCTGTCTTGATTATCGGCATCATTTTTTGGATTATTGGCGTTCTATATAACTGGAAACTAAAGAGAACAGGTTTATTGGGGAATATAATGGTTGCATCTTCAGTTGCAATCACATTTATTATTGGGGGAATAGCAGTTGGTAATCCTTGGAATGTTACTGTATGGTCTTTTGGGCTAATGGCTTTCTTAGTCGATCTGGGAGAGGAGATATCTGCTGACGCGATGGATTTAGAAGGCGATAAACTTCAGAACTCAAAATCAATTGCAATAGTGTGGGGGAGAAAAGTTGCACTAAAAGTATCAAGTTTATTGTTTGGCCTAGTAATATTGGTCAGTTTTTTCCCTTTGATATTCGGGAATCTGGGGAATATCTATTTATTGGCAATGGCGATTATAGATGCAAACATTATTTATTTTGTGTATAAACTTTTGAAGAGTAAAACTGATGCTGAGGGTAGAAAATACATTATAGGGATTTACAGAGGCATAATGGTTGGGATTGTTGTATTATTATTGGGGCTTGTTATTTTCTAG